CTGTATTAATCTAATTTTACGATTCGTccttatgatttaaaatataaattcagATTTACGGGTACATATcgatttgtttttgtttcagtggaaaaaatttgatatgattacaaTTTACATATCAATCTCAAATCTCATTCAAAATTTGAGATTTTGATGTCAAATTATCTCATATAAtactataaaaaaaatattataatataatcagTATCAGTAATCTTTCAAATAAACTTTTAGGTTATGTTTGGTGTGTAGGATAGGATAACTAAAAGATTAGTAATTAGAGTGATTAAAAAATAAGAGATGatgataaataatatagtaGAGAAAATATatgatgtttggtatgattttaaaattatggattaatttaataattatcttGAAATGACCAAAATATCCTCGCTATGTGTATAGAATCACCTTACCTAAATATAATAaacataaacaaaaaataaataaataataataataaacaaataaataaataattttaaaaaatatttgattatttttaaaattattttattacatattcATTAAATATCATTCATTATTATCTTTTTTTCttgttaatatttattatataattatttcttATTACTTATAATGATTTTGTTGATTTTAGGTTGATTATTTCTTATTATTTTGTtactaatttatttttattttactaaTTATTCTTCTTACGACTGGTaactattattatttataaaaaaattatttattaataactTTTTTTATTACACAAATCctgatattaataataaaaattcattttctttattttctaaattttttttatacaataaTTATTCTcattataattaataatatattattgtaATCAATAATTTCATTATAGTTTCatcattaattataattataattaatcagTAATCTTATTATTCAATAATttcttattaattttttatcattatttaatttttttattattgatattaatttgTATCTTCtcacttattattatttttattattattattttacatcttattattatttatttattattattattcatttgacttacataatttgaaaaataattaaaaattaaataatgagcAGTAAATCCATAAGCTGGGATTAAGACGCTTTTTAAGAttgtataattatattttattgcataaatttttatattttaatatttatctcGAAttcttattataaatattattaaatcatATGTATAAATTTAGTTCATACTTGTTATTAAAAGGTAAAACAAGAATTATATATTATTCTTCTTTGGTTGTATAAAGAATCACTTGGACAAGATGTGATAGTTAATCTCCCATGTAATATGTACAATGCAGGCCATACACGGGCCATGTGATAGCTCACAAGATAATTGTGCGTACGGATTTGGATTAATGACCGAGCAGAATTCGAACACTGAGCCTCTGATTAAAGACCAACCTCTAGTCGATGTCAACCTTTTTATATTGGATTAAGATTGCATCATCCATTGTATGCATATAAATAGTGAGAACAATTTGACATTGAATTAAGGTACGTCAATTTGATAATCAAAAGCTTTCGAGAAATAAGTCACCAAATACAATTCGACCCAATAAAAGACGTGATGAGCTAGAGATATATACCACTTGTCCGCTTCTATTCATAACGATTCAACATCCAAATGCTAACAAGGTATACCTAGTTAATTGTGGCACGATAGACTGAAATGATCGAAGTTGAGTGGCTCGATTTCTACCCCTTTTGACTAAGACATGGATCATGCAAGGCATATGCAATTTGGATAATAACATAGATTGTTGTCTTCGTTATACCTTAAAAATAAGGGACCATGTTACCTTGGACATTTCTGATGTTGGTCCTTATCTTGAGCTGAAATAAGGACATGAGTGTTAATTTGATAGAGACAAAATTTGCCCAAATTGTTTAATGCGTGAAAGGAACAGGCATGTGATACAATAATGTCAAAAATTTAGTCACACTAGAACAAAACAAGTAGAACATTTCTATCTCATTGCTGCAACTTGAGCTGATCGCACTATATAAAATGATACATGTCTTTGGTCTATATAACTAGAGTTAACGTAATATACAGCTACTCGTAAATTATTTTAAGCAATTCATTTACTTACTATGATGCTTCACGTGGAACGATTTAACGCGCGTGTATGTGTGTAAAATACAAAAAGAAGAACCATAAGCAATATCCGGCCAATCTAGTCAAGGAAcaaaaaatcataacatatGCCATATGGATATATCCTCAATCCTGCCACTCAAAAGACTAGATGATTACCCATAGATAGGGGGCCAACCAGTTCTTCCTGCTGGTCAATCAGCATAAGGCTGGACATTTAGgtcaagaaaaaagaaaagaaaagaaaagactAGACGACTATATGTATTGCCAATGATATTATAGTAACTGTGATATGATCAAAGAAAAATTATCAACACGCAACTCAAGAATCATGCCACATGACCAAAAGAAAAACCATCAACATGCAACTATCAATTCATTTTTACGATTTTCATATATTTTgatagttttattttatttatataatacatATTCATGAAAAGATGATTTTGACCCCATAAATTTTTCGAGTTCCAGAGCTTACTTTCTCCCTCATACAAAATCCCTGGCATCATCACTGAAATCACATGCGACAAAAAAAAGAGTTTACCGAATAAACTTAAATTTGCCAAGAAAGAAGCTCGAATGTGCAGCACATACACACTTTTCCTGTAAAATTAAATAACacgataaaaaaaacaaaagataGTCTACTGAATTACTTAAATTTACCGAGATGGAAGCTCGAATGTGCAGCACATACACACTCTTCCTGCAAAATGAAATAAATGATGACATCATGATCTCCTGACATTTGAGCAGATTATATAGGTCCATCCATGCTAAGTGAGAATCACAAAATAAGATCTGCCATGCGTTGCACAGATTACAACAAGATTAAAGAAGACAAGACTCAAGACCCATGAAATCAGAATCAGATTCAATGTAAATTTAGAACTGTTAAAGAACCAACACAACGTGGTTATCCATCAAGAATGACAAAATTATCCAGACAAAGTCATTatcttataaaataataaacatgAAATAAAAGATCACATATCTTAGAGACGAGGTAAAAAATTAAGGTTAGTAAGCCTCAAAAACCTGCTTTGCAGCCATGGCCTACAACAAAAGATAATATCTTAGCCAAAAATATTAACACATTAAACCCAACAAAATGAACTAACAAGAATTTTGAGGTCATGTAACTTACCAGCTACATACTCCGCCTGACAAAATCCCAGTCATTAATCATGGATTGAAAAGAATGATTTTCCATAaatgaattacaaaaaaatgattaaaaagtTTTTCAGTTAGTTTCATACTAAattaatttcttgagtttttcaGTTTATATAGCAAATCGTTGTGAAAAATGAGATTTTATGCAAAAATCAGCCACACTAGAAAATTGTTATATCAGGTGACAATCTGAAACTGCAACTCTTGCCTCATAATCCAAGCTGTAATCTAAACAATCTGGAATCTGGAATCCAAGATTTACATTTGCCACATAACCACAAATTTCTTTACTGACAAAAATCTGAAGCAGTAATCTAGAACAATCTGCAATCTTGACTCCGAGATTTACATATTCCACATGACCACAAATTTCTTTATCGATAAAAATTCCTGCAAAACTTCGAACTTTTTTCTGTTTTATGCAATGATAAGCAAACCAATAGCTTTATGGGAAAGCCTTTTGCATTATGTTGTGAGCTAATATTACCACTTTCGTTCTTCTGAAAAAATACTTTGCAGCAAGTATTTACGCAGGATTTGAATTTTGTCTCCAGTTACCAAGTAAAATTCATCAAGAGCCTGTGAAAGATTGTAGCGAACCAGTACCAGGAGAAATGAACATGGAAATGAAGGGAAGAGGCCTCGATCTCCTAATGGTAGGAAGGGACAGTGCAGAGAATGATGAATCTCCCTAAATACCTGATTGTGTAGATTTGGAATTGGATGAAGATTAAAATGAAGTCATTATCtacaaatatcaaataaaatcaGACGGATTAAAGGTCTTTGTACGATGAGCCAATTAGTTTTCTCCTCCGACTTAAGCTGTTAGGGATCAATTATCTGACGCTGAGTGAAAGAAACCGATATCTGGATGTTATATTTGATATCTTTATGGTACATGGGCTCGTAAACTGGAGCGTCGGCGTCTTATTGTAATGCAGTTCTCAACACTTCAGTTCTGTAGGGACAAACTTTTGGTTAGAAAAATGAAGATAGGGGAAGTCATGAGAAAGAAACCTTTTCCGAtggaaaaaaataagaaaaaaaaatgccaGAGCATGCTCCAATTTCcaatgtatgtgtgtgtgtagaaAACTAAAAAAACCAGTGTTGTAGGCGTTCAAAAATCAAACATTAACTCCCCAAAATTGCTAGGCACTTGCCTTATTTATGAAACCACCTCTGTGTAACAATTTTTCCAGATCAATTAACATATTATtcttaaagaaaataatttcaaaatattataaagttcaAAGACAATTTGATTTCAGAGATAGTTCCTGCCACTAGTCAATTTTTAGCAAACCAAAATCATCATTAAACCATGACTAaaaacaaatattaaaaaaataataacattACCATAACATGCAATGCATATTAACagaaagcataaataaatagcaAAGCAGGGAAAAAAATATGAACTGGAGTTTTGGTTTTCAGATGAAAGGCTGTAATAACCAAATAGTGGTTTTTTTATAAGAGCTTCAGAGCATCTAAACAATTGAATCTAATCAAGGGCCAAGAATCTCTAACCCATAGAGAACACCAGCATACTTTACAGGAAATTCACCATTTACAAGATTACTAAAGTAGACACTTCTGATCTTCTCAAACGCCTGCCACGTAAGCAGGCTATCTGAACCAGCCTGGTGGCAACACCCTGCAGCACGCTCCACCCCAAGTGACTGTGCCACCCTATCCAAACCCCCATGAAGTCCCTGGCAGAATTTCATCAAGTGTTTCACATCATAAACATTGTTCCCAAAAAAGACCATCAGACAATTCAGAAATTCAGCAAGGGTCCCCGGCAAGTTCTTCCCCGTTAAAACCTTGATGAGGTAGCCGAAATCGTAGCCACTGTGAAAGGTTATGTAAGAAACATTTTCATTGCAAATCAGTCCAGAAGTCATCATAAGCTGGGCAAAGCGATACGTACACACACCTAGCTGCCGATTGCGCACGAAGTCTATTCCCTGGTGACGTAGAAGATCGATGGAGGTCGGCGCGTGGTCATCACGAGCAATATCAAAATCGCGAAAATTAAACTCCCAGACGAAGCAATGATGGGGACTTCCAAGGTCAGGGAAGTTGCCAGAAGAATCTGAAAGCGTGATCCCGACCTGAATAAGCTTGAGCGCGTCAACATTCGACTTCAGAGTGTGGTAGTGATCGACGGAATTTGGATAACGGGGGCGGTGCTGGAACACGACGCCGGGAAACTCAGTGTCCATTGAAACGACAGGGAAGCAGTCAATGATGCCACGAATGATGCAAAATTCGGACTCCAGGTTACTGGACCAGACTGATCGAATCAAGATAGTCTTTTTACAGTTTTTGAAAACGATCTCCAAAGAACCTGGCTGTTGAGGGACATTGAGAGTCGGCAATGGAAAGGATCGATGTGGCGGCGCTGGTGGGCCGGACGCGAAGTACGACATTGTGGGGATCCAGATGGCAGTCGATCTCTTGATAGCGATCGGAGAATTTGAGGGTAAAACTAGGGTTACGGACGTTAAGAAAACGTGGGTAGATAAGGGTACCGATTAATTGGGGTTTTGCGAGAAACTACTATCCTTTAGCCTTAGATACTGAATGACATAATTGCCCTCCATGATTTGTTTCCCACTAGGAGCATTTCTTTTGTTACCAATATCGTGCTATACTTTTTTTTAGAATAAATATTGTGCTATGTTTAATTGGTTATAAtgataaataaaatgaatgataaacccaatttaaaaataaaaacagtcAATTAAAAATGGTATTTAGTgtgttttttaataaaaaattgccTAGATTGTGAAAAAGATCTTAAATTTTTGTCGTTGCTTGGGTTTTTTCATTTCATCAGGATTCGAACTCATATATCTctcaatataaaaaaaattaaattaataaaatgagaaaaaaaaaggTTTTTTTCATTGTCATCTGGATTACAACTCACCCAATATTAAAAAAGTAAGTTCTTATGAGAAGGTATTACAAATCTTTATCTACGAAACggatcaactctaccgatattcaactcgtgagaccgtctcatacgaGTTTTTGTCATACAGAAAAGGTTTATGCCACTGTTCAATTGTGACTGTTACGAAaacatattttgaatttttataaaagagattttttttaaatggcttttttaaaattatttacttgTAAAAAAAAACTGGCTCTATCAAAAATCCAAATACGTGATAAATGAATATAACCACTACCTCCTCCCTAGGTTTGGTTAATACCTCACTCGGGCATTTTATATCGCTGTCCGTAGAACTGCGGCAGTCTTTCATAGCAGTCATTGAAGCAATGTTCGAACATTCGTTCTACAAGGGTGGCACATCACACATGGCCACAGCACCAAGGGGGTGGAAAGGGATCGTGGAAAGAGAGAAGAACTGACCGACAAAAGGGTTAGACAGTTAAAAGATATGTAGAATGATAGTTAAAGAAAGAAACTACATAAAACAAACAACCCAACAAGTCCACAAATGGAGTACACACAGGGGACATAATGAATACAAGAGAGTCGACTGGGAAAAGCCTTTTGGGTCATCCCCATAACATGACAATGCCAAATTACTTGgcacaacaataaaaatctgTATTCATTATCTTTACGCTAAAAATAGGTTCCTTCAGGAGGCTGGACTAGCTTACGGTTATGTGGAACAGCCATCTCCTTCTTCAACTGTGTTAATATGTCTTCCATCGTGTACTCTCGTTGCCAATTTgctaaaagtccaaacttcttCGGTTCCACCTTCACATCAAACAGCATACTTAATTGTTCCATTGTATATGATTTGACAGAACAAGCGACTGACAAACTAGGGACGGACAGACCAGTGGGAGTGAGGAGGAATGATGTCCCCCTCAAGTCCTCAACTaagatttattttttcaaattttatgtgTATATTTTCTGAAAATCGAAGTTTCACCAGCCCAAACCATCCATTGCCCTCCCCCCAATGGAATCCTATGTCCGCCAAGTGTCCAACTAACTATACAGATTTTTCGATCATTGATGAATCAGACATGAGATAATTGGGTTCATACCACTCCATTTTCATGGTTTACGCATGTCATATTGATCCGGGAATGGAAACGAACACTAGGAGGCTTCTCCGGGTAGTCTTTGTCACAGAACAGCTTCAATTGGTAAATGCGTCCTTCATGTACAGACTGACAGGAGGAAAAATCAGAAATTAGTGTAATTTGCTTCGTTCTGGCGAAAGTTCAATCAAGATCATGTCAAAAATTGAATGGGACTACATTTATTAACGATCTTGTTGTTCTGCCAAGATTCACAAATCAACTGCACAATTAGTacctaaaaataaaatgaaaatgcCTGATCATGAAAGATGGAAAAAAGCATGCACTCGGCTTGCGTGCATTGAAATTTTCAGTGCCTGAATAAGAATTCCATGACCATTATCTTAAATcttcaaatcaaaataaaaaaacaaataaatgaaCGACAAAAGAAAACGCAAGAAATTTACTTCACACATACCACTTCAATCAAAATGAGACCACATAAGCAAGAGAAGTACTCACATTGTGAGGGCCTATTATGGTACCAGTCCAGGATCTCATGTAAATGTCATCTCCATCATCCATTCCGTAGCTTACAGTGCCATCTCCAATTCCCTTCTCTCCACGTTCAAGTTCCTCCAACAATCTGAAATTTCGGGGGACTGCAAAATACTAGCAAGTCTTGAGATGCTAAATATTTTGGTTTGGTAATCCACAACTTAGATTATAACTTAATATTTAGAAGAAAACAGACTCCGAGGAAAGAGAGTTTTTATAGTTCATTATTCATATCCGTTTCAGAGGTCAAAGGAGATTAGATCAACAAAATCAAGGctcacattttaaaattgcctATGGACAGTGGGTTCCAACAATATCAGGGAACGACAGGAAAAAACATACTACGTATCACCTAATACAGATTTGAGGGGGCAAATAATTCCTAGAGGAGAGCAAAGAGAAAAACAAGCCGGTAAATTCTGTGCATGGGTTCAGGAGCTTAAATCTTTTCGACTCACAAGGCCAAGAACATTcgaaagagagagagagagacaaCATCACAACAGCAAGCAAAGGATGTCACCTCCAATCTCCAAGAAATCTCTCCAACTTTCAGGTGACTTTTGTATAAATGTCAATGTCTTACCCCCAAATACACCGAGGTTGCATTAGGATGGAAATATTTGAAATGAAACGCACCTTGgatatatttcaaattcatctcaaaaaTCATTactacatttaaataaattaataagggGTGAATTCGAAATTCGCCTTATATAAATTCATCCATATCATCTCAATCCAAATCAATCCTGACAGATTGATACGCCACAAATAAACAACAGAACACAATACAC
The Primulina eburnea isolate SZY01 chromosome 5, ASM2296580v1, whole genome shotgun sequence genome window above contains:
- the LOC140832401 gene encoding probable CCR4-associated factor 1 homolog 9, whose translation is MSYFASGPPAPPHRSFPLPTLNVPQQPGSLEIVFKNCKKTILIRSVWSSNLESEFCIIRGIIDCFPVVSMDTEFPGVVFQHRPRYPNSVDHYHTLKSNVDALKLIQVGITLSDSSGNFPDLGSPHHCFVWEFNFRDFDIARDDHAPTSIDLLRHQGIDFVRNRQLGVCTYRFAQLMMTSGLICNENVSYITFHSGYDFGYLIKVLTGKNLPGTLAEFLNCLMVFFGNNVYDVKHLMKFCQGLHGGLDRVAQSLGVERAAGCCHQAGSDSLLTWQAFEKIRSVYFSNLVNGEFPVKYAGVLYGLEILGP
- the LOC140832402 gene encoding ubiquitin-conjugating enzyme E2 variant 1D-like, yielding MTLGSGGSSIVVPRNFRLLEELERGEKGIGDGTVSYGMDDGDDIYMRSWTGTIIGPHNSVHEGRIYQLKLFCDKDYPEKPPSVRFHSRINMTCVNHENGVVEPKKFGLLANWQREYTMEDILTQLKKEMAVPHNRKLVQPPEGTYF